One genomic segment of Intestinimonas butyriciproducens includes these proteins:
- a CDS encoding TraB/GumN family protein — translation MKKRLPALLLALSMLTPLPARAAQPETPPVSPWACDAMYEALALGLWEADGTESVLEEITDEQLERIRSIVSDRLALLKAPARAPAPPPAINTTRGGVVNALYRQAAVWDFPEVEADADAVDCLVEMGVLLGRGEARDLALESPCTLQEALVMAQRLVLHLYDRRGAGAQGFLWRAEGNGNTLYLLGTIHVDRDNIYPLSGRLREIIAGADDAIFEVDFGDKEDTQAFLAMQDYPEGEALRDHVSGALFQEAVSVGAALPQPYTMDEAAVDRYKPWAYANLVNSVTLLMGEDSLEDPLAVDIYIYNKAASSGVTVDAVESYVYQGELFDSLSGPYQAGYLSGALSGFRAAQRGDTVSSGVEDISRWVEWWKSGDAASFAAAYGKDEVLRAADELDERLLLRRDPGMIEYADRYLSAEGPRTGILVVGAAHMIGETGVVRGLQALGYTVELAPDGR, via the coding sequence ATGAAGAAAAGACTGCCGGCGCTGCTGCTGGCTTTGAGCATGCTTACCCCGCTGCCCGCAAGGGCGGCGCAGCCGGAGACGCCTCCCGTCTCCCCTTGGGCGTGCGACGCCATGTATGAGGCGTTGGCACTGGGGCTGTGGGAGGCGGACGGGACCGAAAGTGTTCTGGAGGAGATCACGGACGAACAGCTGGAGCGGATCAGGTCCATAGTGTCCGACCGTCTGGCGCTGCTGAAGGCCCCAGCCCGTGCGCCGGCGCCTCCGCCGGCGATCAACACCACCAGGGGCGGAGTCGTCAACGCCCTCTACCGGCAGGCGGCGGTCTGGGATTTCCCGGAGGTGGAAGCGGATGCGGACGCGGTGGACTGCCTGGTGGAGATGGGGGTGCTGCTGGGCAGGGGAGAGGCACGGGACCTGGCGCTGGAGAGCCCCTGCACGCTTCAGGAGGCGCTGGTCATGGCGCAGCGGCTGGTGCTGCATCTTTACGACCGCCGCGGCGCGGGCGCCCAGGGCTTTCTCTGGAGGGCCGAGGGCAATGGGAACACCCTCTATCTTCTGGGCACCATCCACGTGGACCGGGACAATATCTATCCCCTCTCCGGGCGGCTGCGGGAGATCATCGCCGGTGCGGACGACGCCATCTTCGAGGTGGACTTTGGAGACAAGGAGGACACGCAGGCATTCCTGGCCATGCAGGATTACCCCGAGGGGGAAGCCCTGCGGGACCATGTGAGCGGTGCGCTCTTCCAGGAGGCGGTGTCCGTGGGGGCGGCGCTTCCGCAGCCCTACACCATGGACGAGGCGGCGGTGGACCGATATAAGCCCTGGGCCTATGCCAATCTTGTGAACAGCGTCACCCTTCTCATGGGAGAGGACAGCCTGGAGGACCCTCTGGCGGTGGATATCTACATATATAATAAAGCGGCCAGCAGCGGCGTGACTGTGGACGCGGTGGAGAGCTATGTTTACCAGGGTGAGCTGTTTGACAGCCTGTCCGGTCCCTACCAGGCCGGATATCTCTCGGGGGCTCTGTCCGGCTTCCGGGCCGCGCAGCGCGGCGATACCGTCTCCTCCGGCGTAGAGGATATCTCCCGCTGGGTGGAGTGGTGGAAGAGCGGGGACGCGGCCTCCTTTGCCGCCGCCTATGGCAAAGACGAGGTACTGCGCGCCGCCGACGAGCTCGACGAGCGCCTGCTGCTCCGCCGGGACCCCGGCATGATCGAATACGCCGACCGCTATCTGAGCGCGGAAGGTCCCCGCACCGGCATCCTGGTGGTGGGCGCGGCCCATATGATAGGAGAGACCGGCGTAGTGCGGGGCCTGCAGGCGCTGGGCTATACCGTGGAGCTTGCGCCGGACGGGCGATGA
- a CDS encoding DUF3842 family protein produces the protein MRILLIDGQGGGIGSRLATLLRPRLPEDCELLCAGTNVLATNAMLKAGCTRGATGENAILYNAGRADLILGPIGVILANGIMGEVSPAAAAAVSGAQAVKILIPSATCGTRIAGVEECRLEDYLKRAVDLALREVGL, from the coding sequence ATGCGTATTCTCCTCATCGACGGACAGGGGGGCGGCATCGGGAGCCGCCTGGCCACCCTCCTGAGACCCCGGCTGCCCGAGGACTGCGAGCTCCTCTGCGCAGGCACCAACGTGCTGGCCACCAACGCCATGCTCAAGGCCGGCTGCACCCGGGGGGCCACGGGGGAGAACGCCATTCTCTATAACGCCGGACGGGCCGACCTGATCCTGGGCCCCATCGGTGTTATCCTGGCCAACGGCATCATGGGCGAGGTCTCCCCGGCGGCCGCCGCCGCCGTCTCCGGCGCCCAGGCGGTCAAGATCCTCATTCCCTCCGCCACCTGCGGCACCCGGATCGCCGGCGTGGAGGAGTGCCGCCTGGAGGATTATCTGAAGCGGGCCGTGGACCTGGCCCTGCGGGAGGTGGGGCTTTGA
- the galU gene encoding UTP--glucose-1-phosphate uridylyltransferase GalU, with protein MKVRKAVIPAAGLGTRMLPATKTVPKEMLPLVDKPVIQYIIEEAVAAGIEDILVVTNRAKSAMDDYFDYYPELEERLSRAGKERELEEVRRAADLANIFYVRQKETKGLGHAIWRAKRFVGDEPFAVLLGDDIMRSDKPVIRQLIDGAEAYGASCVGVQEVSAQAIGKYSSVKIEPLEERVFKVTDMVEKPRPEEIFSNYAILGRYVLKPSIFDILENLAPGYGGEIQLTDGLKELCRRDAMVAVDFEGMRYDTGNLKGFLEATIDFSLAHPETGEWLRGFLKDRAAAL; from the coding sequence ATGAAGGTCAGGAAAGCCGTCATTCCCGCAGCCGGGCTGGGGACCCGGATGCTGCCCGCCACCAAGACCGTCCCCAAGGAGATGCTCCCCCTGGTGGACAAGCCGGTGATCCAGTATATCATCGAGGAGGCGGTGGCCGCCGGGATCGAGGACATCCTGGTGGTGACCAACCGGGCCAAATCCGCCATGGACGATTACTTTGACTATTATCCCGAACTGGAGGAGCGGCTCTCCCGCGCCGGCAAGGAGCGGGAGCTGGAGGAGGTCCGGCGGGCGGCCGATCTGGCCAACATTTTCTATGTCCGGCAGAAGGAGACCAAGGGACTGGGACATGCCATCTGGCGGGCCAAGCGGTTCGTGGGGGACGAGCCCTTCGCCGTGCTGCTGGGCGACGACATCATGCGCTCCGACAAGCCGGTGATCCGCCAGCTCATTGACGGGGCGGAGGCGTACGGGGCCTCCTGTGTGGGGGTCCAGGAGGTGAGCGCCCAGGCCATCGGCAAGTACTCCTCCGTGAAGATCGAGCCCCTGGAGGAGCGGGTATTCAAGGTCACCGACATGGTGGAAAAGCCCCGTCCCGAGGAGATCTTCTCCAACTACGCCATCCTGGGGCGGTATGTCCTGAAGCCCTCGATCTTCGATATTCTGGAAAATCTGGCCCCCGGCTACGGTGGGGAGATCCAGCTCACCGACGGGCTCAAGGAGCTGTGCCGGAGAGACGCCATGGTGGCGGTGGACTTCGAGGGCATGCGGTACGACACCGGGAACCTCAAGGGGTTCCTGGAGGCCACCATCGATTTCTCTCTGGCTCACCCCGAGACCGGGGAGTGGCTGCGGGGTTTCCTGAAGGACAGAGCCGCGGCGCTGTGA
- a CDS encoding QueT transporter family protein encodes MRKFDTKQLTLAAVIAAAYAALTLCLPAYGAIQVRLSEAFTVLPFLFPAAVPGVAVGCLVANLLSPYGLIDVVCGTAATLLAALWTSRIRHRALAPLPPVLCNGAIIGAMLAWYEVGFGPGFWGIFAMNALTVGLGELVACYGLGLPILIALPKIPYFQGRMSPERLS; translated from the coding sequence ATGCGCAAATTTGATACCAAACAGCTCACCCTGGCCGCCGTCATCGCGGCGGCCTACGCCGCCCTCACCCTGTGCCTACCCGCCTATGGGGCCATTCAGGTCCGGCTGTCCGAGGCGTTCACCGTCCTGCCCTTTCTGTTCCCGGCGGCGGTGCCCGGCGTGGCCGTGGGGTGTCTGGTGGCCAATCTGCTCAGCCCTTACGGGCTCATCGACGTGGTGTGCGGCACCGCCGCCACCCTGCTGGCCGCCCTGTGGACATCCCGGATCCGGCATAGGGCGCTGGCGCCCTTGCCCCCCGTGCTGTGCAACGGAGCCATCATCGGGGCCATGCTGGCGTGGTATGAGGTGGGCTTCGGCCCCGGCTTCTGGGGCATTTTCGCCATGAACGCGCTCACCGTGGGCCTGGGCGAGCTGGTGGCCTGCTACGGGTTGGGCCTGCCCATCCTCATCGCACTGCCCAAGATCCCGTATTTTCAGGGGCGCATGTCACCGGAGCGCCTGTCGTGA
- a CDS encoding ABC transporter permease, with product MNFTQSFRLALKSLMTSKMRALLTMLGIIIGVGAVIVITSLGNGMQQMMNQQFEQLGANLLQVQIYNYGGLSSRTVSPDDMYALVDKYPQYLSGVSPYVMTQGVVREGSEEFTRTSIYGVSEFFYDARRNQAMSGEPLAKGRFLSYIDVSRYQNVCVVGSYLEQNAFGGDALGKTLTIKGTPFTVIGVLAEKADNSEGSGDDVIFLPYGNAMRLNGTGSVDLYLFNSTSKEGSTTAKGIIENRLFQTYQDDNAYFVMSSAEMMDAMNTMMSTMMIVLVAIAAISLLVGGIGIMNIMLVSVTERTREIGIRKSLGAKRKDIRGQFIIEAGTTSAIGGLLGIGVGIALAQLAGGLIGGMMAAQMGGGATFSAVPTLGSIGIAFGVSVGIGVLFGYLPANKAARLNPIDALRYD from the coding sequence ATGAATTTCACCCAGTCCTTCCGCCTGGCGCTCAAGTCCCTGATGACCAGCAAGATGCGGGCCCTTCTCACCATGCTGGGCATCATCATCGGCGTGGGCGCGGTCATCGTCATCACCAGTCTGGGCAACGGCATGCAGCAGATGATGAACCAGCAGTTCGAACAGCTGGGCGCCAACCTGCTCCAGGTCCAGATCTACAACTACGGCGGTCTCTCCTCCCGCACGGTGTCCCCCGACGACATGTACGCCCTGGTGGACAAATATCCCCAGTATCTCTCCGGCGTCAGCCCCTATGTCATGACCCAGGGCGTGGTCCGGGAGGGCTCCGAGGAGTTCACCCGCACCAGCATTTACGGCGTCAGCGAATTTTTCTATGACGCCCGGCGCAACCAGGCCATGAGCGGCGAGCCCCTGGCGAAGGGCCGCTTTCTCAGCTACATCGACGTCTCCCGCTATCAAAATGTGTGCGTCGTCGGCTCTTACCTGGAACAAAACGCCTTCGGGGGCGACGCCTTGGGCAAGACTCTCACCATCAAGGGCACTCCCTTTACCGTCATCGGCGTGCTGGCCGAGAAGGCGGACAACTCCGAGGGCAGCGGCGACGACGTGATCTTCCTCCCCTATGGAAACGCCATGCGCCTCAACGGCACCGGCTCGGTGGACCTCTACCTTTTCAACAGCACCAGCAAGGAGGGCTCCACCACCGCCAAGGGCATCATCGAAAACCGGCTCTTCCAGACCTATCAGGATGATAACGCCTATTTTGTCATGTCCAGTGCCGAGATGATGGACGCCATGAACACCATGATGAGCACCATGATGATTGTGCTGGTGGCCATCGCCGCCATCTCTCTTCTGGTGGGCGGCATCGGCATCATGAACATCATGCTGGTCTCGGTCACCGAGCGGACCAGGGAGATCGGCATCCGCAAGTCCTTGGGCGCCAAGCGCAAGGACATCCGCGGGCAGTTCATCATCGAGGCCGGTACCACCTCCGCCATCGGCGGCCTGCTGGGCATCGGCGTGGGCATCGCTCTGGCGCAGCTGGCCGGCGGGCTCATCGGCGGCATGATGGCTGCCCAGATGGGCGGCGGCGCCACCTTCTCCGCCGTGCCCACCCTGGGCTCCATCGGCATCGCCTTCGGCGTGAGCGTGGGCATCGGCGTCCTCTTCGGCTACCTGCCCGCCAACAAGGCGGCCCGCCTCAATCCCATCGACGCGCTGCGGTATGACTGA
- a CDS encoding uridine kinase family protein gives MNRSFPALARLHARRYPLMAPQDFGKLAYQSEFGPGHMVSDPALALERLLTECRGLPPDCLHRPPEPIGGGLCRFHLEPAHLSQEGLLPLVSLLFTATACRHTGTRAGLEERLESLLALDIPGYPAWLRDYRAEDCPALHHSEAFRSAYHPHYRVLERDYVNFLFVLLAIWPLARGGRPAVVAIDGRCGSGKTSLAALIAALFPCNVFHMDDFFLPPALRTPERLSQPGGNVDRERMLAEVLLPLSRGEDVTFRPFDCHAGRLRPPVSVPFRPLTVVEGSYALHPDLAPQYDLKLFLTCSREEQRRRLLEREGPEGLIPFLEKWIPLEERYFDALRPEEESDLTVDTTGFFQDPESL, from the coding sequence TTGAACCGCTCCTTTCCGGCCCTCGCCCGGCTCCACGCCCGCCGCTATCCGCTGATGGCCCCCCAGGACTTTGGGAAGCTGGCCTACCAGAGCGAGTTCGGCCCCGGGCACATGGTCTCCGACCCGGCCCTGGCCCTGGAGCGGCTGCTGACCGAGTGCCGCGGTCTGCCCCCGGACTGCCTCCACCGCCCGCCGGAGCCCATCGGCGGCGGTCTGTGCCGCTTCCATTTGGAACCCGCCCACCTCTCGCAGGAGGGGCTCCTGCCCCTGGTGTCCCTTCTCTTCACCGCCACCGCCTGCCGGCACACCGGCACCCGGGCGGGTCTGGAGGAGAGGCTGGAGTCCCTCCTCGCCCTGGACATCCCCGGATATCCCGCCTGGCTGCGGGACTACCGGGCCGAAGACTGCCCGGCCCTCCACCACAGCGAGGCATTCCGCAGCGCCTACCACCCCCACTATCGGGTGCTGGAGCGGGATTATGTGAACTTTCTCTTTGTGCTGCTGGCCATCTGGCCCCTGGCTCGGGGGGGCCGTCCCGCCGTGGTTGCCATCGACGGCCGGTGCGGCAGCGGAAAGACCAGCCTTGCCGCCCTCATCGCCGCGCTCTTCCCCTGCAACGTCTTTCATATGGACGACTTCTTTCTCCCCCCTGCCCTCCGCACACCGGAGCGGCTCTCCCAGCCCGGCGGCAATGTGGACCGGGAGCGGATGCTTGCGGAGGTCCTCCTCCCCCTGAGCCGGGGAGAGGACGTGACCTTCCGCCCCTTCGACTGCCATGCCGGACGGCTCCGGCCACCGGTGTCCGTCCCCTTCCGCCCCCTCACCGTCGTGGAGGGCAGCTATGCCCTGCATCCGGATCTGGCCCCGCAGTACGACCTGAAGCTCTTCCTCACCTGCTCCCGGGAGGAGCAGCGGCGGCGCCTGCTGGAACGGGAGGGGCCGGAGGGCCTGATCCCCTTCCTGGAGAAATGGATCCCCCTGGAGGAGCGCTATTTCGACGCCCTCCGCCCGGAGGAGGAGAGCGATCTCACCGTGGACACCACCGGCTTTTTTCAGGACCCGGAATCCCTCTGA
- a CDS encoding ECF transporter S component, with amino-acid sequence MKQSATRKLVMAAMCAALGVVLPQAFHMVPNAGSVLLPMHIPVLLCGLACGWPYGLACGILAPLLSSLLTGMPPAAYLPSMLCELAAYGLVSGLMSQFIRLRSRTASVYVQLVSAMLAGRVVYGVVNALIFRAGSYSFQIFFTAAFVTALPGIILQLLVIPPILVLLQKARVLEPQPTAA; translated from the coding sequence ATGAAACAAAGCGCCACCAGAAAACTGGTCATGGCGGCCATGTGCGCGGCCTTGGGCGTGGTATTACCCCAGGCCTTCCACATGGTGCCCAATGCAGGCAGCGTACTGCTGCCCATGCACATCCCCGTCCTGCTGTGCGGCCTGGCCTGCGGCTGGCCCTACGGCTTGGCCTGCGGCATTCTGGCACCGCTGCTCTCCAGCCTGCTCACCGGTATGCCCCCTGCGGCCTACCTGCCCTCCATGCTCTGCGAGCTGGCGGCTTACGGCCTGGTGTCCGGCCTCATGAGCCAGTTCATCCGCCTCAGGAGCCGCACCGCCTCGGTGTACGTCCAGTTGGTCTCCGCTATGCTGGCGGGCCGCGTGGTGTACGGCGTGGTGAATGCGCTCATCTTCCGCGCCGGGTCCTACTCCTTCCAGATCTTCTTCACGGCGGCCTTCGTCACCGCTCTGCCCGGCATCATCCTCCAGCTTCTGGTCATCCCCCCCATTCTGGTCCTGCTCCAGAAGGCCCGGGTGCTGGAGCCTCAGCCCACCGCCGCGTAA
- a CDS encoding CatB-related O-acetyltransferase: MNQIPDPNAVFPNEYGTSCFLKNVITALNIIVGDYTYYDDPDDPTAFERKNVLFHWPEFGDRLIIGKFCAIASGVRFMMGSANHRMSSVSTYPFHVFGGAWAEQTPPHLSQLTFKGDTVAGNDVWIGRESVILLGITIGDGAIIAAYSVVTRDVKPYTLAGGNPARPIRKRFDEELIGLLLGLRWWDFEPERLAAFLPVLCDGALEAVRETARRMLDGPQ; this comes from the coding sequence ATGAATCAAATTCCTGACCCCAATGCGGTGTTCCCCAACGAATATGGGACATCCTGTTTTTTAAAAAACGTGATCACGGCCCTCAATATCATAGTGGGGGATTATACATATTATGACGATCCCGACGACCCCACCGCGTTTGAGCGGAAGAACGTGCTGTTTCACTGGCCGGAGTTTGGGGACCGGCTGATCATCGGAAAGTTCTGCGCCATTGCCAGCGGTGTGCGGTTCATGATGGGCAGCGCGAACCACCGCATGAGCAGCGTCAGCACATATCCATTCCACGTCTTTGGAGGCGCCTGGGCGGAACAGACGCCGCCCCACCTCTCCCAGCTCACCTTCAAGGGAGACACAGTAGCGGGCAACGACGTGTGGATTGGGCGGGAGAGCGTGATCCTCCTCGGGATAACGATCGGCGATGGGGCGATCATCGCCGCGTATTCTGTGGTGACGCGGGATGTGAAGCCCTATACGCTGGCGGGCGGAAACCCAGCCCGACCAATCAGAAAACGCTTTGACGAGGAATTGATTGGGCTGCTGCTGGGCCTGCGCTGGTGGGATTTCGAGCCGGAGCGTCTGGCTGCCTTCTTGCCTGTGCTCTGCGACGGGGCTCTGGAGGCAGTGCGGGAGACAGCCCGCAGAATGCTGGATGGCCCGCAATAA
- a CDS encoding ABC transporter ATP-binding protein, which yields MEHLIELKDVYKIYQMGDETVHALDGVSLTIDQGEFVAIVGSSGSGKSTAMNIIGCLDVPTTGTYHLGGIDVSTMDDDQQAEIRNKMLGFIFQQYNLIPKLSVLENVELPLLYAGLDAAERRERAMSSLSRVGLRDKCKNLPSQLSGGQQQRVSIARALAGNPSVILADEPTGALDSRTGREVLSFLQKLNREGDTVVLITHDNSIAVRAKRIVRLQDGRIIYDGDARDPRAVVQPEELLGDDESGFDGADAGEGAAV from the coding sequence ATGGAACACCTCATTGAACTCAAGGACGTCTATAAGATCTACCAGATGGGCGACGAGACCGTCCACGCCCTGGACGGCGTCAGCCTCACCATCGACCAGGGGGAGTTCGTGGCCATCGTGGGCTCCTCCGGCTCCGGCAAGTCCACAGCGATGAACATCATTGGCTGTCTGGACGTGCCCACCACGGGCACTTACCACCTGGGGGGCATCGACGTATCCACCATGGACGACGACCAGCAGGCCGAGATCCGCAACAAGATGCTGGGCTTTATCTTCCAGCAGTACAACCTGATCCCCAAGCTCAGCGTGCTGGAGAATGTGGAGCTGCCCCTCCTCTATGCCGGTCTGGACGCCGCGGAGCGCCGGGAACGGGCGATGTCCTCCCTGTCCCGGGTGGGCCTGCGCGACAAGTGCAAAAACCTCCCCAGCCAGCTCTCCGGCGGCCAGCAGCAGCGGGTATCCATCGCCCGTGCTCTGGCGGGCAACCCCTCGGTCATCCTGGCCGACGAGCCCACCGGCGCGCTGGACTCCCGCACCGGGCGGGAGGTGCTCTCCTTCCTCCAGAAGCTCAACCGGGAGGGGGACACCGTGGTCCTCATCACCCACGACAACTCCATCGCCGTCCGCGCCAAGCGGATTGTCCGGCTCCAGGACGGCAGGATCATCTACGACGGCGACGCCCGCGACCCCAGGGCCGTGGTCCAGCCCGAGGAGCTCTTGGGAGACGACGAATCAGGCTTTGACGGCGCAGACGCCGGAGAGGGGGCGGCGGTATGA
- a CDS encoding S-layer homology domain-containing protein, with product MKKRFLSALLAAALALTLLPTALAATAAEDASQVLAALDIMVGDENGSLNLSAPVTRAEFVKMLMAASPVSVGDETAVSPYPDVPRTHWAAPYVEAAVRAGYVTGYLDGTFRPSNTITLSEGVVMVLRLLGYQNSDFSGSFPAGQMAMYRTLDLDEGISLGQNDTMTRQDAMYLFYNLLTAASKTTGAPYLSSVLGHSLTADGKVDTLALLNETMDGPVVVGESGWREKIPFDFSRASVNRAGKITSADALVQNDVVYWSKSMNTLWVYTNRVTGTLQAVSPASAPASVTVAGKSYSIETSAAAYAVSDLGSFRVGDAVTLLLGRDSKVVSVLSPAQTSGTVCGMVISAEPRSYEDKDGHSYTAYSLTVMATDGSTYVYRYDKGTMKAGAIVQVTSSGEDVQVKTLSASLSGRVSADGSKLGKYAFASDVEILDTYGESGALRVYPARLAGVELTADMVRYYLLNSSGEISRLILKDVTGDLHTYGVVTDVSEQSSNELMLTSGTYVYDAGGVAGQITGSRVYNVKEGPFLLKRNGAEIDRFANLTEVKGDSVDGNILYAGSRQYTIAEDALVYELRDGDYYLSSLALVTGGGFTLTGWYDKPEREGGRIRVVLAE from the coding sequence ATGAAGAAAAGATTCCTCTCCGCCCTCCTGGCGGCGGCGCTGGCGCTGACCCTCCTCCCCACGGCCCTGGCGGCCACTGCCGCGGAGGACGCCTCCCAGGTCCTGGCCGCCCTGGACATTATGGTGGGCGACGAGAACGGCAGCCTCAACCTCTCCGCCCCCGTGACCCGGGCGGAATTCGTAAAAATGCTCATGGCTGCCTCCCCCGTGAGCGTGGGGGACGAGACCGCCGTCTCCCCCTATCCCGACGTGCCCCGCACCCACTGGGCGGCCCCTTATGTGGAGGCGGCGGTGCGCGCCGGCTACGTCACCGGCTATCTGGACGGCACCTTCCGCCCTAGCAATACCATCACCCTCTCGGAGGGTGTGGTGATGGTCCTGCGCCTGCTGGGCTATCAAAACAGCGATTTTTCCGGCTCCTTCCCGGCAGGGCAGATGGCCATGTACCGCACCCTAGACCTGGATGAGGGCATCTCGCTGGGACAGAATGATACCATGACCCGCCAGGACGCCATGTATCTCTTCTATAACCTGCTCACCGCCGCCTCCAAGACTACCGGAGCGCCCTACCTCTCCTCCGTCCTGGGACACAGCCTCACCGCCGACGGCAAGGTGGACACCCTGGCCCTTCTCAATGAGACCATGGACGGCCCGGTAGTGGTGGGCGAGAGCGGCTGGCGGGAGAAGATCCCCTTCGACTTCAGCCGTGCCTCGGTGAACCGGGCGGGGAAGATCACCAGCGCCGACGCTCTGGTCCAGAACGACGTAGTGTACTGGTCCAAATCCATGAACACCCTCTGGGTGTATACCAACCGCGTCACCGGTACCCTCCAGGCCGTCTCCCCCGCCTCGGCCCCGGCCTCCGTCACCGTGGCCGGGAAGAGCTACTCCATCGAGACCTCCGCCGCCGCTTACGCCGTCAGCGATCTGGGCTCCTTCCGGGTGGGAGATGCCGTCACCCTCCTGCTGGGTCGGGACAGCAAAGTGGTCTCCGTGCTCTCCCCCGCCCAGACCTCCGGCACCGTCTGCGGCATGGTGATCTCCGCCGAGCCCAGGAGCTATGAGGACAAGGACGGCCACTCCTACACCGCCTACTCCCTCACCGTCATGGCCACCGACGGCAGTACCTATGTCTACCGCTACGACAAGGGCACCATGAAGGCCGGCGCCATCGTGCAGGTCACCTCCAGCGGTGAGGATGTGCAGGTCAAGACCCTCTCGGCCTCCCTCTCCGGCAGGGTGAGCGCCGACGGCTCCAAGCTGGGCAAGTACGCCTTCGCCTCCGACGTGGAGATCCTGGACACCTACGGCGAGAGCGGAGCCCTGCGGGTCTACCCCGCCCGGCTGGCCGGCGTGGAGCTCACCGCCGATATGGTGCGCTACTACCTGCTCAACAGCAGCGGCGAGATCAGCCGCCTCATCCTCAAGGATGTCACCGGTGACCTGCACACCTACGGTGTGGTCACCGATGTCAGCGAGCAGAGCTCCAACGAGCTGATGCTCACCAGCGGCACCTATGTCTACGACGCCGGCGGCGTGGCCGGCCAGATCACCGGTTCCCGGGTCTACAACGTGAAGGAGGGCCCCTTCCTCCTCAAGCGGAACGGTGCAGAGATCGACCGTTTCGCCAACCTCACCGAGGTGAAGGGCGACAGTGTGGACGGGAATATCCTCTACGCCGGGAGCCGCCAGTATACCATCGCCGAGGACGCGCTGGTCTACGAGCTCCGCGACGGCGACTACTACCTCTCCTCTCTGGCCCTGGTCACCGGCGGCGGCTTTACCCTCACCGGCTGGTACGATAAGCCCGAGCGCGAGGGCGGACGCATCCGCGTCGTCCTGGCCGAGTAG